One part of the Halobacteria archaeon AArc-dxtr1 genome encodes these proteins:
- a CDS encoding DUF2267 domain-containing protein: MNYKEFIGQVQHRLEFAQFGQAVRATRAVLTTLGERLQEGEATDLASPLPMEIDRYLIEAEHGQRFDYQEFLDRVADRANVDRPDANYHAQQIVAIVADVVPPGNIEKADNQLPEDFDPLFGLIDEQTTDQ, from the coding sequence ATGAATTACAAGGAGTTCATCGGCCAGGTTCAGCACAGACTCGAATTCGCACAGTTCGGACAAGCCGTTCGCGCGACTCGAGCGGTGTTGACGACACTCGGAGAGCGGCTACAGGAGGGCGAAGCAACGGACCTTGCGAGTCCGCTTCCGATGGAAATAGATCGGTACCTGATCGAAGCCGAACACGGACAGCGGTTCGACTACCAGGAGTTTCTTGATCGCGTCGCAGACCGTGCGAACGTCGATCGTCCCGACGCCAACTACCACGCCCAGCAGATCGTCGCTATCGTCGCCGACGTCGTTCCACCTGGGAATATCGAAAAGGCAGATAACCAACTTCCCGAGGACTTCGATCCACTGTTCGGACTGATCGACGAACAGACGACAGATCAGTGA
- a CDS encoding universal stress protein, translated as MSRHVLVPIDGSDHAFAGLEYCLASFPDSSLTVVHVVDPAHDHEAVVGSQQPSVERAKQRGEQILERAATRADDRGRKIETVLKTGTPHTEILSLASDDVDHVVLGSHGESPITSPFLGRVSEAVVRRAPVSTTIVPEPTTTVRDRDLPGDVLIPIDGSEQADAALAYALELFPDGSHTVFNALSLPFDRPRSAVDGTYLEAVVADREEGAEELFESATAAADERGLSIETDTADETPAQSIVEYAEANDCDQIVMGSHGRSLKARLLGSVAERVARRSSRTVTLVRGDPTT; from the coding sequence ATGTCACGACACGTCCTCGTTCCGATCGACGGATCGGATCACGCCTTCGCCGGACTGGAGTATTGCCTCGCGTCCTTTCCCGACTCGTCGCTGACTGTGGTGCACGTCGTCGATCCCGCACACGATCACGAGGCGGTCGTCGGATCACAGCAGCCCTCGGTAGAACGCGCCAAACAACGCGGCGAGCAGATCCTCGAGCGTGCGGCAACGCGGGCTGACGATCGCGGTCGCAAAATAGAGACGGTCCTCAAAACTGGAACGCCACACACGGAGATTCTCTCCCTCGCGAGCGACGACGTCGACCACGTCGTCCTGGGAAGTCACGGCGAATCACCGATCACGAGCCCGTTTCTCGGTCGTGTGAGCGAGGCCGTCGTTCGGCGAGCCCCAGTGTCGACCACGATCGTACCCGAGCCGACGACGACCGTTCGAGACCGCGATTTACCCGGTGACGTACTGATTCCGATCGACGGCTCAGAACAGGCCGATGCTGCCCTCGCGTACGCACTCGAGCTGTTTCCGGACGGTTCTCACACCGTCTTCAACGCGCTGTCGCTCCCGTTCGACCGCCCCCGATCGGCGGTCGACGGAACGTACCTCGAAGCGGTCGTTGCCGACCGCGAAGAGGGAGCCGAGGAGCTGTTCGAATCGGCAACAGCGGCGGCAGACGAACGGGGTCTGTCGATAGAGACGGACACCGCAGACGAGACGCCAGCGCAGTCGATCGTCGAGTACGCCGAGGCGAACGACTGCGACCAGATCGTCATGGGCAGTCACGGCCGCTCTCTGAAAGCGCGGCTTCTGGGGTCGGTTGCCGAGCGTGTTGCTCGCCGTTCTTCCCGTACGGTGACTCTAGTTCGGGGTGATCCGACGACGTAA
- a CDS encoding pyridoxamine 5'-phosphate oxidase family protein, translating to MQGLRWTNLTEDERNDFLSNGGTGVLTFTTDRDEPPASLPVSYGYFADDETFYFRLSFPPGSSKSDAIDSPVSFVTFGQTDDGWRSVVATGTLEELADMPYDSVAVQAMWAISIPTIDIFDRPREEIEFRDFRLDPETLTGRKSVPE from the coding sequence ATGCAGGGGCTTCGCTGGACAAACCTGACCGAAGACGAGCGAAACGACTTCTTGAGCAATGGCGGGACCGGCGTTCTCACGTTCACGACCGACCGAGACGAGCCACCGGCGTCACTTCCCGTCTCCTACGGCTACTTCGCCGACGACGAGACGTTCTACTTTCGTCTCTCGTTTCCTCCCGGATCGTCCAAGAGCGATGCCATCGACAGCCCGGTGTCGTTCGTCACGTTCGGCCAGACGGACGACGGCTGGCGCAGCGTCGTCGCGACCGGGACGCTCGAGGAACTGGCTGACATGCCGTACGACTCGGTCGCCGTACAGGCGATGTGGGCGATCAGCATTCCAACGATCGACATATTCGACCGGCCGCGCGAAGAGATCGAATTTCGGGACTTCCGGCTGGATCCGGAGACGCTGACGGGCCGGAAAAGCGTCCCCGAGTGA
- a CDS encoding glycosyltransferase, with protein sequence MHAPSLPNKSIDAYMHVIGQQRLERLRSLADTLAEWRILHINSTATGGGVAELLRSIIPVCNALGIDTDWLVMDADDEFFEVTKAMHNALQGSGPPLTEAMKATYRAVNEENARELEDQYDLVVIHDPQPLGMLDHLEEAMPTVPIVWRCHIDLTDPTPEYLAFISAYTKRVDHAIFSRSSYIGDTAVPDTSIIYPSIDPVTEKNRSLDENTVATERDRLDPLSFEDPLVTQISRFDPWKDQFGTLAAYRRACETVPDLQLALVGGMAGDDPEGLELYEQVAEEAATDPNVHVLTDLPDIGVNVLQRESDVVVQKSLREGFGLVVSEALWKRTPVVGSNVGGIPLQVVDGETGYLVDPEDAEGAGDRIADLLEDDARRTRFGANAREHVRDQFLLPRQLVELLDVIARELTRDH encoded by the coding sequence ATGCACGCACCATCACTTCCGAACAAATCGATCGACGCATACATGCACGTGATTGGTCAGCAGCGCCTCGAACGGCTTCGGTCACTCGCCGATACGCTGGCCGAGTGGCGGATTCTTCACATCAATTCGACTGCGACCGGTGGCGGGGTCGCTGAACTGCTCCGATCGATCATCCCGGTCTGTAACGCGCTTGGCATCGATACCGACTGGCTCGTGATGGACGCAGACGACGAGTTTTTCGAAGTCACGAAGGCGATGCACAATGCGTTACAAGGGAGCGGACCGCCGCTGACCGAGGCGATGAAAGCGACCTATCGGGCCGTCAACGAGGAAAACGCCCGCGAACTCGAGGACCAGTACGATCTCGTCGTCATCCACGATCCACAGCCGTTGGGGATGCTCGATCATCTCGAAGAGGCCATGCCAACCGTGCCGATCGTCTGGCGCTGTCACATCGACCTCACCGATCCGACCCCCGAGTACCTCGCCTTCATCTCCGCGTATACGAAGCGCGTCGATCACGCAATCTTCAGCCGGTCCAGCTATATCGGCGACACCGCGGTTCCGGACACGAGCATCATCTACCCGTCGATCGATCCAGTTACGGAGAAGAACCGGTCGCTCGACGAGAACACGGTCGCAACCGAGCGCGACCGGCTGGATCCACTCTCGTTCGAGGACCCGCTCGTCACACAGATCTCCCGATTCGACCCGTGGAAGGATCAGTTCGGGACGCTGGCAGCGTACCGTCGTGCCTGCGAGACCGTCCCGGATCTCCAGCTCGCGCTGGTCGGTGGGATGGCTGGCGACGACCCGGAGGGGCTGGAGCTGTACGAACAGGTCGCCGAAGAGGCAGCGACAGATCCGAATGTTCACGTGCTGACCGATCTGCCGGATATCGGCGTGAACGTCTTGCAGCGCGAGTCGGACGTCGTCGTTCAGAAGTCGCTGCGCGAGGGGTTCGGACTCGTCGTTTCGGAGGCACTCTGGAAGCGGACGCCGGTTGTGGGATCGAACGTTGGTGGCATCCCGCTGCAGGTCGTGGACGGAGAAACCGGGTATCTCGTCGACCCGGAGGATGCGGAGGGAGCCGGCGATCGCATCGCCGACCTACTCGAGGACGACGCTCGTCGGACGAGGTTTGGAGCGAACGCACGTGAGCACGTTCGGGATCAGTTCCTCTTGCCCCGGCAACTCGTGGAGTTACTCGACGTAATCGCCCGCGAACTAACCCGCGACCACTGA
- a CDS encoding class I fructose-bisphosphate aldolase, translating into MIPIDDTPLVRDGRILILAMDHGLEHGPADFEAVPSKLDPATVFDVATHDAVTAIAVQKGVAEGYYPSYEDDVTLLAKVNGTSDLWSGEPDSAVTWSVDRAVDLGADAVGFTVYGGSNHEVELFEEFRDVQEAAREHDVPVVMWSYPRGQGVTNETNPRTISYATRIALELGADVAKVKYPGSTDAMAHAVRCGAAMKVVLSGGPKTTDREFLSTVEAAIDAGVAGLAVGRNVWQREDPMQLLDALEKIVYDGISADDALDT; encoded by the coding sequence ATGATACCGATCGACGACACCCCTCTCGTCCGTGACGGACGGATACTGATCCTCGCGATGGACCACGGCCTCGAGCACGGCCCAGCCGATTTCGAGGCGGTGCCGTCGAAGCTGGATCCGGCGACCGTGTTCGACGTTGCCACTCACGATGCCGTTACCGCGATAGCCGTCCAGAAGGGCGTTGCCGAGGGATACTATCCGAGCTACGAGGACGATGTGACCCTCCTGGCGAAGGTCAATGGAACGTCGGATCTGTGGTCGGGCGAACCCGACTCGGCGGTCACCTGGTCGGTCGACCGTGCCGTCGACCTTGGAGCAGATGCTGTCGGATTTACCGTCTACGGCGGCTCAAACCACGAGGTTGAGCTGTTCGAGGAGTTTCGGGACGTACAGGAGGCCGCTCGCGAACACGACGTCCCAGTTGTCATGTGGTCGTATCCACGTGGACAGGGCGTCACAAACGAGACGAACCCACGGACCATCTCGTACGCCACCCGGATCGCCCTCGAGTTGGGGGCCGACGTCGCGAAGGTAAAGTATCCCGGAAGCACGGACGCGATGGCTCACGCCGTCCGGTGTGGTGCAGCGATGAAGGTCGTCCTGAGCGGCGGCCCGAAGACCACCGACCGGGAGTTCCTCTCGACCGTCGAAGCCGCGATCGACGCCGGTGTGGCGGGGCTGGCGGTCGGACGAAACGTTTGGCAACGAGAGGATCCGATGCAACTGCTCGATGCCCTCGAGAAGATCGTCTACGACGGGATCTCGGCTGACGATGCACTTGATACGTGA
- the ppsA gene encoding pyruvate, water dikinase → MSVNTDIRWLEDVSSKDSGAVGGKSANLGELADLDVPVLPGFTTTANAYEYYIEQTGIYEAIESELAGLDVEDVSDLQQGGERIRSLISDAQMPAELESAIVDRYETLAQRLEIADPEVAVRSSATAEDLPTASFAGQQETFLNVAGTTELLESIKHCFASLFTDRAIVYRETNDFDHLDVKLACTVQKMGRADLASSGVLFTLDPDTGFENVVVIEAAYGFGEPVVQGVVDPDRYVVFKPTNGIIEKQLGGKTQRMVRRNGGTKLEPVSDADQDEFALSDDRIRELATYAARIENHFDTPQDIEWLVDGDLDELFIVQARPETVHGASEGNVIRTYDLTESADEVLDGIAIGNAVASGSVCVLEDHREMHRVEDGDVLVTEMTDPDWVPVMKKASAIVTDRGGKTSHAAIVSRELGVPAIVRTGNATGTLSNGDPVTVDCSTDVGRVYEGELDYEVREEVVDDLPETDTEVKLILGDPARAFALANLPVDGVGLAREEFIVTSHVGYHPLELLDRGEEERFVDALRTGIAKIGAAFYPNDVLFRLSDFKTDEYRNLEGGWKYEPDEDNPMIGWRGASRYYDEEFRDAFRLECEALRRVREDVGLDNVTVMVPFCRTPEEGERVLELMTEYGLPPEEMDVYVMAELPSNIVLADRFAELFDGFSIGSNDLTQLTLGVDRNSEQLAPLFDEADESVTRSIASLIETAHRHDRPVGICGDAPSTIPEYVEFLLQEDIDSISVSPDVAIETLLSVADLEDA, encoded by the coding sequence ATGAGTGTAAACACCGATATCCGCTGGTTAGAAGACGTCAGTAGCAAGGATTCGGGAGCCGTCGGTGGGAAGAGTGCGAATCTCGGCGAACTCGCCGACCTCGACGTTCCGGTATTACCGGGATTTACCACGACGGCTAATGCGTACGAGTACTACATCGAGCAGACAGGCATCTACGAGGCCATCGAATCGGAACTCGCCGGCCTGGACGTCGAAGACGTCTCGGACCTACAGCAGGGTGGAGAACGAATTCGAAGCCTGATTTCGGACGCGCAGATGCCAGCGGAGCTAGAATCTGCCATCGTCGATCGGTACGAGACGCTTGCACAGCGACTGGAGATTGCGGATCCCGAGGTAGCTGTCAGGAGTTCTGCGACCGCCGAGGACCTCCCGACGGCGTCGTTTGCGGGCCAGCAGGAGACGTTCCTGAACGTCGCCGGGACGACGGAGCTGCTCGAGTCGATCAAACACTGTTTCGCCTCGCTGTTTACCGATCGGGCGATCGTCTACCGCGAGACCAACGACTTCGATCACCTCGACGTCAAACTCGCCTGTACCGTCCAGAAGATGGGACGAGCAGATCTGGCGTCCTCGGGAGTGTTGTTCACCCTCGATCCCGACACCGGATTCGAGAACGTCGTCGTGATCGAGGCGGCCTACGGCTTCGGCGAGCCCGTCGTTCAGGGGGTCGTCGATCCCGACAGGTACGTCGTGTTCAAACCGACGAATGGCATCATCGAGAAGCAACTGGGTGGAAAGACCCAGCGCATGGTACGGCGCAACGGCGGCACCAAGCTGGAACCGGTTTCCGATGCGGATCAAGACGAGTTCGCGCTCTCGGACGATCGAATCCGGGAGCTCGCGACGTACGCGGCTCGTATCGAGAACCACTTCGACACCCCCCAGGACATCGAGTGGCTCGTCGACGGCGACCTCGACGAACTGTTCATCGTTCAGGCCCGGCCCGAGACGGTCCACGGTGCATCCGAAGGAAACGTCATCCGAACGTACGATCTGACGGAGAGCGCCGACGAAGTGTTAGATGGGATCGCGATCGGAAACGCCGTCGCGAGCGGCTCCGTCTGCGTCCTCGAGGACCACCGCGAAATGCACCGCGTCGAGGACGGCGACGTTCTCGTCACAGAGATGACCGACCCGGACTGGGTTCCCGTGATGAAGAAGGCGAGCGCGATCGTAACCGATCGGGGCGGCAAAACGTCACACGCGGCGATCGTCTCCCGAGAGCTCGGCGTCCCCGCGATCGTTCGAACCGGTAACGCGACCGGGACGCTGTCGAACGGCGACCCCGTAACGGTCGACTGTTCGACCGACGTTGGCCGAGTCTACGAGGGCGAACTCGACTACGAGGTCCGTGAGGAGGTGGTGGACGACCTCCCCGAAACCGACACCGAGGTCAAGTTGATCCTCGGCGATCCCGCACGGGCGTTTGCGCTCGCGAATCTCCCGGTCGATGGGGTCGGGCTGGCGCGCGAGGAGTTCATCGTAACCTCCCACGTCGGCTATCACCCCCTGGAACTACTCGACCGCGGGGAGGAAGAGCGATTTGTCGATGCGTTGAGAACCGGCATCGCGAAGATCGGCGCCGCTTTCTATCCGAACGACGTCCTCTTTCGGCTCAGCGACTTCAAGACCGACGAGTACCGTAACCTGGAGGGAGGCTGGAAGTACGAGCCGGACGAAGACAATCCGATGATCGGCTGGCGGGGGGCCTCACGCTACTACGACGAGGAGTTCCGCGACGCGTTCCGACTCGAGTGTGAGGCGCTGCGGCGCGTCCGTGAGGACGTCGGACTGGACAACGTCACCGTGATGGTCCCGTTCTGTCGCACACCCGAGGAGGGCGAGCGCGTCCTCGAGTTGATGACCGAGTACGGCCTGCCGCCGGAGGAGATGGACGTCTACGTGATGGCGGAGCTGCCCTCGAACATCGTCCTCGCAGATCGGTTTGCCGAGCTGTTCGACGGCTTTTCGATCGGGTCGAACGACCTCACGCAGTTGACGCTGGGTGTCGACCGGAATTCGGAGCAGCTCGCGCCGCTGTTCGACGAGGCAGACGAATCGGTCACGCGATCGATCGCGTCGTTGATCGAGACGGCACACCGTCACGACCGACCGGTCGGCATCTGCGGCGACGCACCGTCGACGATCCCGGAGTACGTCGAGTTCCTGCTCCAGGAAGATATCGATTCGATTTCGGTGTCGCCGGATGTCGCTATCGAGACGCTGCTTTCTGTAGCCGACCTCGAGGACGCGTAA
- a CDS encoding CbaC protein, with product MRISKGALLVALALSTPFIVELRVVFGWFGIEISAIQMVAIGALVFAVILVWAFLPGNGNGNGGSGPDPSIEGGGSSNN from the coding sequence GTGCGCATCTCGAAGGGTGCGCTGCTGGTCGCACTCGCCCTGTCGACACCGTTCATCGTCGAACTCCGCGTCGTGTTCGGCTGGTTCGGTATCGAGATCAGCGCGATTCAGATGGTCGCTATCGGTGCCCTCGTCTTCGCCGTGATCCTCGTCTGGGCGTTTTTGCCGGGAAACGGAAACGGCAACGGCGGATCGGGCCCAGACCCGTCCATTGAGGGCGGTGGATCGTCGAACAACTGA
- a CDS encoding NDP-sugar synthase, giving the protein MKAVVLAGGYATRLWPITRHRPKMFLPLGEATVIERIYAELESADRIEEVYVSTNERFAPAFEAQLADSDYEKPRLSIEQTRAEDEKLGVVGALAQLVDREEIDDDLLVIAGDNIFDFAVEDFLEYYDRKGAPTIAAYDVGSPEQATEYGVVDLEDDRVVGFEEKPDDPPGTRVSIGCYAFPRDSIELLPTYLEEDNDPDEPGWFVQWLQAREPTYAYTFGGSWFDIGTRESYLDAVAWKLDGDSYVADSATLENATVGSNAHVMANATLVNTDVERSVVFPNVTLESTTVSRSIVDESVSLEGTDLHDAMIGAYTQLPGGPQA; this is encoded by the coding sequence ATGAAAGCCGTCGTCCTCGCCGGTGGCTACGCCACGCGGCTGTGGCCGATTACGAGACACCGGCCGAAGATGTTCCTCCCGCTCGGAGAGGCGACTGTTATCGAGCGCATCTACGCCGAGCTCGAGTCGGCAGATCGCATCGAGGAGGTGTACGTGAGCACGAACGAGCGGTTCGCTCCGGCGTTCGAGGCACAACTGGCCGACAGCGACTACGAAAAACCGCGACTCTCGATCGAACAAACCCGCGCCGAGGACGAGAAACTCGGCGTCGTCGGCGCGCTCGCCCAGCTGGTCGACCGCGAAGAAATCGACGACGACCTGCTGGTGATCGCCGGCGACAATATCTTCGATTTCGCGGTCGAGGACTTCCTCGAGTACTACGATCGGAAGGGCGCGCCGACGATAGCCGCCTACGACGTCGGCTCGCCCGAGCAGGCGACCGAGTACGGCGTCGTCGATCTCGAAGACGACCGCGTCGTCGGGTTCGAAGAGAAACCCGACGACCCCCCAGGGACGCGCGTCTCGATCGGCTGTTACGCGTTTCCGCGAGATTCGATCGAGTTACTACCGACGTATCTCGAGGAGGACAACGATCCCGACGAGCCGGGCTGGTTCGTCCAGTGGCTCCAGGCGAGAGAGCCGACGTACGCGTATACGTTCGGTGGGAGCTGGTTCGACATCGGGACACGAGAGAGTTATCTCGACGCCGTCGCCTGGAAACTCGATGGAGACTCGTACGTCGCCGATTCGGCGACCCTCGAGAACGCGACAGTCGGGTCGAACGCCCACGTCATGGCGAACGCGACGCTCGTCAATACCGACGTCGAACGGTCGGTCGTCTTCCCGAACGTGACGCTGGAGTCGACGACCGTCTCTCGGTCGATCGTCGACGAGAGCGTGAGTCTCGAGGGCACCGACCTCCACGACGCGATGATCGGCGCATACACACAGCTGCCGGGTGGGCCACAGGCCTAA
- a CDS encoding universal stress protein, which yields MSRFIDSILIPTDNSEGALAGAKRAIALASRTGADVHVLSVVAVRSDVEGITDAAESMYASLEDEAEDAVETIAEMVRSHDTDLEVTTSVTRGTPFQSIREYATRREIDLIAMGTKGRDGLDRVLLGSVTENVLRTARTPVLAVPPNAGAGEIDEITFDDLLLPTDGSDGAAIATEWGIALASRLESMIHAVYSVDTSRALTANAPDELLGALEQQGEDAMATVREQAIDAGVSVSGAITSGSPADIILTSATERDVDLIVMGTHGRTGIGQWFLGSVTENVVREADTPVFCVPVSADSP from the coding sequence ATGAGCCGGTTCATCGACTCGATACTGATTCCGACGGACAATAGCGAGGGCGCCCTCGCCGGAGCGAAACGCGCAATTGCGCTGGCGTCGCGAACTGGCGCGGACGTACACGTCCTCTCGGTCGTTGCCGTTCGCAGTGATGTAGAGGGGATCACCGACGCAGCGGAGTCGATGTACGCGTCGCTCGAGGACGAAGCAGAAGATGCAGTCGAGACCATCGCGGAGATGGTACGATCCCACGATACGGATCTCGAGGTGACGACTAGCGTCACGCGCGGAACGCCGTTTCAGTCGATCAGAGAGTACGCCACCCGACGCGAGATCGACCTCATCGCTATGGGGACGAAAGGTCGGGACGGATTGGACAGAGTGCTTCTCGGTAGCGTGACGGAGAACGTCCTCCGAACGGCGCGCACGCCCGTTCTCGCCGTCCCGCCGAACGCCGGTGCAGGCGAAATCGACGAGATCACCTTCGACGACCTTCTCCTGCCGACGGACGGGAGCGACGGCGCCGCCATCGCGACCGAGTGGGGCATCGCGCTGGCGAGCCGACTGGAGTCGATGATCCACGCGGTGTACTCCGTCGATACGAGCCGTGCCCTCACCGCGAACGCGCCGGACGAACTTCTCGGCGCGCTCGAGCAACAGGGCGAGGACGCGATGGCGACTGTCCGAGAGCAGGCAATCGACGCCGGTGTCAGCGTTTCCGGGGCGATAACGTCCGGATCGCCGGCGGACATCATTCTCACGTCCGCGACCGAACGCGATGTCGACCTGATCGTTATGGGGACCCACGGCCGGACCGGAATTGGACAGTGGTTCCTCGGGAGCGTCACGGAGAACGTCGTTCGCGAGGCCGATACGCCAGTGTTTTGCGTTCCAGTCAGCGCCGACTCACCGTGA
- a CDS encoding ADP-dependent glucokinase/phosphofructokinase yields MGDEYAQLESDIRALDGLPVFVAYNANVDAIVRVDEDVESFLERPPEPGETHPPSPLASKRDLATAITHTMAAGRGDEVAMTDAFAATLETELEPDSQQMGGQTGIMTNLVSSLGASPITYTYLISERQLSMFDRPDAVSYPMVEDREVALIPLHEAINTDRTKINWVFEFRVGDELFGVQATEDTRFIAASRPPEFDLVAGDLDAHVDQVGDVVDGALLAGYHNLTPEHVEEDYEQAHRHARDVIRRLKSGSDGELPVHIEYAVTHDTDLRESMYEWILPEADVVGADTHELTLLHDDAGHEVAEATPTEETPFEPDEILTHYRMLDAIQDDLGVGCVQLHAMEYHLAVMDSYPRPNAVTRGLEFSAINAATKAALGEITSPEDLETGLAHAPSPKGQQAIELLADHLDETAEDGVLSTPTVAACPNRVVDDPVGTVGIGDIVSSSSFVLELAVATDGELSRDRAPDRG; encoded by the coding sequence ATGGGAGACGAATACGCCCAGCTAGAGTCCGATATTCGAGCACTGGACGGGCTACCGGTGTTCGTCGCGTACAACGCGAACGTCGACGCCATCGTCCGCGTCGACGAGGACGTCGAGTCGTTCCTCGAACGACCGCCAGAGCCCGGCGAGACCCATCCCCCGAGCCCGCTGGCGTCGAAACGGGACCTCGCAACGGCGATCACGCACACGATGGCGGCCGGGCGAGGAGACGAAGTCGCAATGACAGACGCGTTCGCGGCCACCCTCGAGACGGAGCTAGAGCCCGACAGTCAGCAGATGGGAGGGCAGACGGGGATCATGACCAATCTCGTCTCGTCGCTGGGTGCGTCCCCGATCACGTACACATATCTCATCTCGGAGCGGCAGCTCTCGATGTTCGATCGCCCCGATGCAGTGTCGTATCCGATGGTCGAAGATCGCGAGGTCGCCCTCATCCCGCTACACGAGGCCATCAACACGGATCGAACGAAGATCAACTGGGTGTTCGAGTTCAGAGTCGGCGACGAACTCTTCGGCGTCCAGGCGACCGAAGACACCCGGTTCATCGCGGCCTCGCGGCCCCCGGAGTTCGACCTCGTTGCCGGTGATCTCGACGCGCACGTCGACCAGGTCGGCGACGTCGTCGACGGGGCGTTGTTGGCCGGCTATCACAACCTCACACCCGAACACGTCGAGGAAGACTACGAGCAAGCACACCGGCACGCCCGCGACGTGATTCGGCGACTCAAATCCGGCAGCGACGGTGAGTTGCCGGTCCACATCGAGTACGCCGTGACCCACGATACGGATCTCCGAGAGAGTATGTACGAGTGGATTCTTCCCGAGGCGGACGTCGTCGGCGCGGACACGCACGAACTTACTCTCCTCCACGACGACGCCGGCCACGAGGTCGCCGAGGCGACGCCGACCGAGGAGACGCCGTTCGAACCCGACGAAATCCTCACCCACTACCGCATGCTCGATGCGATCCAGGACGATCTGGGCGTCGGCTGCGTCCAGCTTCACGCGATGGAGTATCACCTCGCCGTGATGGACTCGTATCCACGCCCGAACGCAGTCACGCGGGGGCTCGAGTTTTCGGCCATCAACGCGGCGACGAAGGCCGCACTGGGTGAGATCACGTCTCCCGAGGATCTCGAGACGGGACTGGCCCACGCACCCTCACCGAAGGGGCAACAAGCAATCGAACTCCTCGCCGACCACCTCGACGAGACGGCCGAAGATGGCGTTCTCTCGACGCCGACGGTCGCTGCGTGCCCCAACCGCGTCGTCGACGATCCGGTGGGGACGGTCGGTATCGGCGACATCGTTTCGTCTTCCAGCTTCGTCCTCGAACTCGCCGTCGCAACCGATGGTGAGCTGAGCAGAGATCGCGCTCCGGACCGAGGCTAA